One stretch of Pyrenophora tritici-repentis strain M4 chromosome 4, whole genome shotgun sequence DNA includes these proteins:
- a CDS encoding AroC, Chorismate synthase, whose product MSTFGTHFRVTTYGESHCLSVGAIIDGCPPGMALTESDIQPQMTRRRPGQSAITTPRNEKDRVEIQSGTEFGITLGTPIGIRVMNENQRKQDYGNQTMDKYPRPSHADWTYLEKYGVKASSGGGRSSARETIGRVAAGAIAEKYLREAYGIEIVAFTNSIGNEFLFPPTAEHPTASTNPEYLKLIDSITREKVDEFLPVRCPSDDVTKRMEDLIAKYRDAHDSIGGTVTCVIRNCPTGLGEPCFDKLEAKLGHAMLSIPATKGFEIGSGFGGAQLPGSIHNDAFIKAPAVPAGENPSAHVYRSKPKLTTKTNNSGGIQGGITNGAPIYFNVAFKPAATIGQAQSTVTYDQEDGVLEAKGRHDPCVVPRAVPIVETMAALVIMDAVLAQQARQGARSLLPPLKGVVPVNGTQE is encoded by the exons ATGTCTACATTCGGCACACACTTCAGGGTCACCAC CTATGGCGAATCCCACTGTCTCTCCGTTGGCGCCATCATCGACGGCTGCCCGCCAGGCATGGCTCTCACCGAGAGTGACATCCAACCCCAGATGACGCGCCGTCGACCTGGCCAGTCAGCCATCACAACACCCCGCAATGAGAAGGATCGCGTCGAAATCCAGTCCGGTACAGAGTTTGGAATCACACTGGGCACGCCGATTGGCATCAGGGTCATGAACGAGAACCAGCGCAAGCAGGACTATGGCAACCAGACTATGGACAAGTACCCAAGGCCCAGCCATGCCGACTGGACATACCTGGAGAAGTACGGTGTGAAGGCGAGCTCAGGCGGTGGCCGGAGTAGTGCTCGTGAGACCATTG GAAGGGTGGCTGCTGGCGCAATCGCTGAGAAGTACCTCCGCGAAGCCTACGGCATCGAAATCGTCGCATTCACAAACTCGATCGGAAACGAGTTCCTCTTCCCTCCCACAGCCGAACACCCTACGGCCTCGACCAACCCAGAATACCTCAAGTTGATCGACTCCATCACACGCGAAAAGGTAGACGAGTTTCTGCCAGTGCGGTGTCCTAGCGACGACGTTACCAAGCGCATGGAGGATTTGATTGCAAAATACCGGGACGCGCACGACAGCATAGGCGGCACAGTGACATGCGTCATCCGGAACTGCCCGACAGGGTTGGGAGAGCCATGCTTTGACAAGCTGGAGGCGAAGCTGGGACATGCCATGTTGTCCATTCCGGCAACAAAAGGCTTCGAGATTGGCTCTGGCTTTGGCGGCGCGCAACTGCCTGGCTCCATCCACAACGATGCCTTCATCAAGGCGCCTGCTGTCCCCGCAGGCGAAAACCCGTCTGCGCATGTCTACCGCTCCAAGCCCAAGCTCACGACCAAGACGAACAACTCTGGCGGAATCCAGGGTGGTATCACAAACGGCGCGCCCATTTACTTCAACGTAGCATTCAAGCCCGCTGCAACGATTGGACAAGCTCAGTCAACTGTGACGTACGATCAGGAAGATGGCGTGCTCGAGGCCAAGGGTAGGCACGATCCCTGTGTGGTCCCACGTGCGGTGCCCATTGTCGAGACCATGGCTGCTTTGGTAATCATGGATGCAGTTCTGGCGCAGCAGGCGAGGCAAGGAGCGAGGAGTCTGTTGCCACCGTTGAAGGGCGTGGTGCCTGTTAATGGCACCCAAGAGTAG
- a CDS encoding Map, Methionine aminopeptidase gives MNNDFLTEYRKGAEIHREVRQWAQKWIKPGMGLTEIAEGIEDSVRALTGHQGLGNGDAQIAGMGFPTGLSINHCAAHYTPNAGNKMVVNYEDVMKVDFGVHINGRIVDSAFTLTFDPVYDNLVNACKAATNAGIKEAGIDVRMSDIGAAIQEVMESYEVEIKGEMLPVKCIRNLNGHSIGHYTIHGGKTVPIVKGGDQTKMEEGETFAIETFGSTGKGYVRDDMETSHYAMKADAPKVALRVSSAKTLLNSITKNFGTLPFCRRYLDRMGHDKYLLGLNNLVSAGIVEAYPPLCDIKGSYTAQSEHTFVLRPTCKEVLSRGDDY, from the exons ATGAACAACGACTTCCTCACCGAGTACCGCAAAGGCGCAGAGATCCACCGTGAAGTCCGACAATGGGCCCAGAAATGGATCAAGCCTGGCATGGGTCTGACCGAGATTGCAGAGGGCATCGAAGACTCGGTCCGCGCATTGACAGGACACCAAGGCCTAGGAAACGGAGATGCGCAAATTGCAGGCATGGGTTTCCCAACTGGTCTCAGCATAAACCACTGCGCGGCGCATTACACGCCTAATGCAGGCAACAAGATGGTCGTCAACTACGAGGACGTCATGAAGGTCGATTTCGGTGTACACATCAACGGCCGCATCGTGGACAGCGCCTTCACCCTGACCTTTGACCCCGTATACGACAACCTCGTCAACGCATGCAAGGCTGCCACCAACGCTGGTATCAAGGAGGCAGGTATTGATGTGCGCATGAGCGATATCGGTGCTGCCATCCAGGAGGTCATGGAGAGTTACGAGGTGGAGATCAAGGGCGAGATGCTGCCTGTCAAGTGCATAAGGAACCTGAACGGTCATTCCATCGGACactacaccattcacggtGGCAAGACCGTCCCCATTGTCAAGGGCGGGGACCAGACTAAGATGGAGGAAGGCGAGACTTTTGCTATCGAGACATTCGGTAGCACAGGAAAGGGTTACGTCCGCGATGAT ATGGAGACATCGCATTACGCCATGAAGGCCGACGCACCCAAAGTCGCCCTCCGCGTCTCATCAGCAAAGACACTACTCAACTCCATCACCAAGAACTTTGGCACTCTGCCTTTCTGCAGGAGATATCTTGACCGCATGGGTCATGACAAGTACCTCTTGGGCTTGAACAACCTGGTCAGCGCGGGCATCGTGGAAGCGTACCCGCCGCTGTGCGATATCAAGGGTAGTTACACGGCGCAGAGTGAACAT ACTTTTGTGCTTAGGCCCACGTGCAAGGAGGTGCTTAGTCGTGGTGACGACTACTAG
- a CDS encoding DnaJ, DnaJ-class molecular chaperone with C-terminal Zn finger domain protein — MPPRAPNLLRSIAQTSSSRTPSFHAPYVCHSCLQRTIPAPPRRIAQVSHFHTSTPQYADALVNHYETLQINHTATPSEIKRQFYTLSKKNHPDHNRNDPDASTRFVAISEAYHILSVPEKRAQYDAQLEHSARQSRWGRSGNEAPQGSYSSAAYGSRPASGLNKKRSTFRGPPPSFYKSGGYGKHGAKRAEHAHSNPHPEAEGKEAGRESYGEWGGFGPGQQRQGNEVPHFDNRRHKATHDSINEHIWARRRKMRSTVKVEEEWEKGNMVVNFIVMSSVIGICGITVKLFGDRHEGHEKA; from the coding sequence ATGCCACCCCGCGCACCTAATCTCCTGCGGTCAATCGCCCAGACCTCATCTTCGCGAACACCAAGCTTCCACGCACCATACGTGTGTCACTCATGTCTCCAACGCACTATACCTGCGCCTCCGCGGCGCATAGCACAAGTCTCGCACTTTCATACTTCGACGCCACAATATGCAGATGCTCTAGTTAATCACTATGAAACCCTTCAAATAAACCACACAGCGACGCCGTCGGAAATCAAGCGCCAATTCTACACCCTCTCCAAGAAAAATCACCCAGACCACAACCGCAACGACCCCGACGCCTCGACCCGCTTCGTTGCAATCAGCGAAGCCTACCACATTCTATCCGTCCCTGAGAAGCGTGCACAATACGACGCACAACTGGAGCACTCTGCAAGGCAGTCGCGATGGGGCAGAAGCGGGAATGAAGCCCCACAAGGAAGTTACAGTTCAGCTGCATACGGGTCGCGCCCAGCGAGTGGACTGAACAAGAAGCGCAGCACCTTCCGCGGTCCACCGCCCTCATTCTACAAGTCTGGCGGCTACGGAAAACATGGCGCCAAGCGAGCCGAACACGCACATTCCAACCCCCATCCCGAGGCCGAGGGTAAAGAAGCCGGACGGGAAAGTTATGGTGAATGGGGTGGTTTTGGTCCCGGGCAACAGAGACAAGGCAACGAGGTTCCTCACTTTGACAATAGACGACATAAAGCGACGCATGATAGCATTAATGAGCATATATGGGCTAGGCGGAGAAAGATGCGAAGCACAGTCAAGGTGGAAGAGGAATGGGAAAAGGGAAACATGGTGGTCAACTTTATCGTCATGTCGAGTGTCATCGGCATATGTGGGATTACGGTCAAACTGTTTGGGGATCGACATGAGGGGCATGAGAAGGCTTGA
- a CDS encoding Mitochondrial porin (voltage-dependent anion channel): protein MTEYVKVEKIVPKFPPPAFSDIAKASNDLINKDFYHTAAAALEVKLKAPNGVNFTAKGTSAHDGPVTSSLEGKKSLSNGISITQSWNTANLLATKVELNDTFASGLKTEVLSNFNPAAGNKGQKVNLHFKQPAFHGRAFVDYSAAGAIGTIADAVVSHEGMVVGGEVGYDVQKAAITKYSAAVGYTTPLYNAAVTATNSLSVFTASYYQRVNPAVEAGARAVWDSKSGNNVGLEIAAKYKLDPASFAKAKINNLGIASLAYNTKVNSGLTFGIGGSFDTQKLNEAGHKLGTSFTFEG from the exons ATGACTGAATACGTCAAAGTTGAGAAGATCGTCCCCAAGTTCCCGCCGCCGGCCTTCAGCGACATCGCCAAGGCCTCCAACGAC CTCATCAACAAGGACTTTTACCACACCGCCGCAG CTGCTCTCGAGGTCAAGCTCAAGGCGCCCAACGGTGTCAACTTTACCGCCAAGGGCACATCTGCTCACGATGGCCCCGTCACCTCTTCT CTCGAAGGAAAGAAGTCGCTCTCCAACG GCATCAGCATCACCCAGTCATGGAACACTGCCAACTTGCTTGCTACCAAGGTTGAGCTCAACGACACCTTTGCTAGCGGCTTGAAGACCGAGGTTCTCTCCAACTTCAACCCCGCCGCGGGTAACAAGGGCCAGAAGGTCAACCTTCACTTCAAGCAGCCCGCTTTCCACGGCCGCGCCTTTGTTGACTACTCGGCCGCTGGTGCCATTGGCACCATCGCTGATGCCGTCGTTAGCCACGAGGGTATGGTCGTCGGTGGAGAAGTTGGTTACGATGTGCAGAAGGCTGCCATCACCAAGTACTCGGCCGCCGTTGGATACACGACTCCTCTTTACAACGCCGCTGTCACTGCTACCAACTCCCTGAGCGTTTTCACTGCTTCGTACTACCAGCGCGTCAACCCCGCTGTCGAGGCTGGTGCTCGCGCCGTCTGGGACTCAAAGTCTGGCAACAATGTCGGTCTTGAAATCGCGGCCAAGTACAAGCTTGACCCTGCGTCTTTCGCTAAG GCCAAGATCAACAACCTCGGCATTGCTTCCCTCGCCTACAACACCAAGGTCAACAGCGGCTTGACCTTTGGTATTGGCGGCTCTTTCGATACCCAGAAGCTGAACGAGGCCGGCCACAAGCTCGGCACCAGCTTCACCTTTGAGGGTTAA